TCAACGATAGAGTGTAAGCTAATGgacatattaaatattaaagaaaaatacagctgTCTCATCTACAAGGAATTTTGGACCAAAATTATCTTGCAAATGGAATAAAAGAACATACAATTGTATATACTATCTCACATACATAATAACCGTCAGATCTTGTAGGATTCACTGTGCACATAAAATAACAGCAGGGAACGCAAGAGACTTCAGCCAAGCACATTTTTCTATTTGACTGGCAAGTACAGCAGTTTATCCAATAAAGACTGACCTGGAACCCTTTTTGGATCACAGCCCTCAAGGCTGATCAAGATTATTGTTTTCTACACAATCTCTGACCattacatttgcatttcttCACATTTGTCTGTAGGAGCGGCTCGATGGAGGACCGGCTCCACTCCAGCTCCTGTACTAACAGCCACTCCAATCCGTGCCCTGGTGGATGAGCAAATCAGTATCAAGGCAGGTTTTCTGCCACAGCACTCTCCAGTAACATTGTGTGCACAAATGCGCAGTGAGGATGGTGACCTGTGGGAGGCTTTTGGCCATTATTACACAAGTGCAGATGGCACTGTCAACTGTGAGTGATGCTCAACACATACTGCTAAGTTACAGAgtattgtgtatgtgtgcaatTTCTTTTATTACTGAAACATGTTCAAACATAACTGATGTAGCTTTATATACTTAAATGCACACtgcatccccccccaaaaaaaacccacctgcAGTTGGTTAAGATGAATActatgttgtgatttagttgtcACTGAAGAAAGTTATAGAATAgagtaaaatgaaatttttactCTCAAATACAGgtatattattttatcatgacaTGTAGCTCCTTGAGATCTTCTGTCTAACTGCTCATTccttttttctgtctttatgGCTTTAACAGTGGCTCGGGATCATTCCGTGGGTGGTTCATATTTGGGATGTGAGCCAATGGGCCTCTTCTGGGGCCTTCAGCCTGCTCCTGGGGAAAGAGACGGCTTAAGGCAGGTGGACAAAAAGACATCTAATTTCTCGTGGTCTTGTATTGGTTCTTAGCTGCATGTTGtttctcgtttgtttgttttttaaagtgacATTTGTTATACAGTCAAAATACAAAGACAGTGGAACCTTGAGATAGGAGTTTAATTTGTCTTGCTTGTAACTTTACTCATCTCATTAATGTCAAGCCACAGTGTCATTAAAGACACTTAGCAGAAAAACGTCTGAAATTCAGGAATGTTTGCCGAATTGTAATTATGTTTACTCAGGCACTATAGAGCCAATgtaacatcccaaatactacAAAAAGTTTGTTTGGTAAAATACAGGAACCTTAAAGTGCTTCAAACCCTTCTTTATGTTTTGTCGTCgatctgccaaactgcttcTTATTGTGAAGTGGATTTCCATTATACAAATTGTGCTcacaagtgaaagcaaaaattcAGATAAAGTACGATTGGTGTTTTGAAACGGGTCACTTGTTTCTCAAGTTACAGCTTTGAACTTCTAACAAAATTCACTTCGAGACTATTCTTCCTTGGTTTGAAGATACAGTTTGAGTACAGTGCAAAAGACTTAAGCTATGACTTTTCCAGATCAGACATTGACATGCTAAGACAATCGAGTAATGGTGGAATGCTAGCTTGTATTAGACATGACTCACGTAAATGATTTAAACAAAACCTTGTTATGTGCCGCCTGAGCCAAGAAAATAGCCTCAAGTTTAAGATCTGGTCCTGGTGCAAGAatgtatttttaccattttgcAAATTTTCCATCAAGAGAACCCTGCAGACTCCCATTGTTTACCATTAGCTAAGTCATCTGCTTATAAACAAAGCGGTAGACAACACAAACAGAAGAAATCAAATTGGATCGTGTAAGTTTCATAAAGTGCTGTATGAACTAGCCAAAGcccatttgaactttttttgacTGCTTTCTGAAATGAATTCGTAGTCATTCATTCACTTCCCATGTATCTTTGGCCTATAGTCCGCAGCACCAAATACACACTGCTGCCTCATGTGATTTGTCATTGGTTGTCAgccatcagtaaaaaaaaaccattacacaattgttttttatttcaaaggTTGCGGATGAAGAATGTTGAGATTCCACTCATAGTGGACATTTCCTTGATGGAGGGCCACGTGTCtcccagagagagaaaaagcacTGAGCTGGCTGTTGTAACCACCGAGCGCTGGTTCATGGCACCAGGGGTTCAAAGAATAGACGTTCGCCAAAATGAAGTTGTCGGAACGTTATTCTTACCACCAGGTGAGCAAAAATTAGGTCTCAAACTGTAGTCTTTTCTGTGATATTACTGAACTTTCTCAACAGGCCCAGGCAGGTTTCCAGCCTTGGTGGACTTGTGGGGTATGGGTGGAGGACTAGTGGAGTACCGCTCATCCATGATTGCATCCAGAGGGTTTGCAAGCTTCTCCATAGCCTACATGGAACATAAGGATCTCACGGTCAAACTAAATATTAGCAGTGCAGATGCATATATGAAGGCAAGATGTCTCTTAGTTCCCTTAGCTCAAAGTTTGAATATGGAAGGCTCCTTTTTGAGCGGGGATGTCAAACTAGTTTTCATCATGTGTCAAGTTATTTTACCTGAGACCATATGAATGCATATCcatacatttattttccatctgtcttatcctcacgatggtcacaggtgtgccggagcctatttcagctctcttcaggcgagaggcagagtacaccctgaactggtcgccaaccaattgcagggcacatgtagacaaacattCGCATTCACATTTAAAGATGATTTACTCTTCAGGCAAGCTAACACGactgttttggggaagtgggaggagtacccgggaggaaacccacacaaggacggggagaacatgaaactccacacaggaggggccaggatttgaagctTAGTGCACATATTATCACAATAAATTGGGGGAGAAATTCTTTTGAAATCAGAGgtcagtgaaaataaaataaatagtgaCAAGCAATAATACCACATATGTATTTGCACAGTTATAGTCCAATTATTGAACtttatccgggaggggctctgAATAGAGTCGCTGTTCCTCTACCATTGAGAGGAGCTCGATGAGGTGGCTACGCCATGTAGTTAGGGAGTCCTCCTGAATGCCTCCTTGGGCACatcccaccaggaggagaccctggagatgacccaggacactctagagagactatgtctcctgGCTGGCCTAGGAACGCCTGAGGAACCCCCTGAAACTGCTGGCTGTAGTCTTGACTTCCTTGCTGCAGCTACTGCCCCTGCGTCCGAAGcagacaaaaatggatggatggatggatggatggatggatggatggatggatggatggatggatggatggatggatggatggatggatggatggaataatttcCTGTGGCACACTTAGTGATTTTTCATGGCACACAGGTGGGGAATCACCTCTTAAGAGGGCATTAAACAGCTGGGactgcattattattatatgacCAAAACTGTCTACCAATtcttttttaacccccccccccttttttttccagaaagcaTTTAATATACTTCGGGATCATCCTCAGGTCTGTGATGACCGAATTGGTATCATTGGTCTCTCCTACGGAGTCTACCTGGCCCTCCGAATGGCCACTCTCCTCGATTTGAATGTACGTCGCACAGATATGGACAGCATATTGTACTTTAAAGTGTGGCCATTGCATCTTGAATATGCAAAGTCATGCATGTACATGAATGCAAATTTCACATAATGTTTGTCATGCACTACATGCAGTGTTTGGGAGAAACAAATTACATGTAATGAGATTACATaatttaataacatttttttttcaaatctgtcaTAATGTACTATTTGCAATGAGAAACAAAGTGATGACTTTGGTGTTAGCCTAATATTACAAAACTTCACTCTACTCTCCAGCCATCCTGTTTGGTTTGTATAAACGGTCCAGCAGGAATCAACTTGGAGTTCACGCAAACTTTTCACAAACCTAAAACATCGGAAAGGTACAGTATGTGAAAGGCATAGTATTCAGTTAAGGTTGtagaaatgcattatttgcagcAGGTTAAAGCACTCAGCTCTCAAGATCGTTTCTAGAATATTATCAATGTTTTCATATTCTGAGACTGCTAAACACGATTGAAGCATTACACATAAGATGTACCTGTATGTTCTGCTGAACCATTTTCAGTGACCAGAGATTTTGGACACAGGCTGAGGCACGCTATCTCAGTTTTACAGAGATGTCCTTACCCACCAACTACTCCCCTGGCACCCAAGTGAAGGTGATGTGAAATAGGACTGCacgatattggaaaaaaatacattgttatCTTTTCTTAACCCGTGGTATATTTTGTGATGCGAAATAACCCCGTAGGTTGGTGCTGGAAAACTTCATATTTCTTCATACAAATTTCCTATGCAAAAGTTCTGTTCATCGTtcacaaaattcacaaattcagttcatagttattattttttttttttttacctatgtTCTGTGGTATAAAAATATGTCGgttcaaacttgttttttttctttttcaatacgTAACTGACGGGCTATTATTCTCAAAATACTGACATTTTATAGACCTACTCAGTCCACAGTATTAGACAcccaggataagcagctcggaaaattcatgtataataataataaaaataattccctgtatatagatagatagagatctCTACATGGTTAATCTGCAGAATTCCATGTATCTGTGGACTTTTCACAGTCCTGAGAGTCTTTTAATCTTTTGAGCATGTCTAAACAGGTCCCTATGTTGCTTCtgctcataataataataataataataattcacttTATATTACAGTACACCAACATCACAGCAGACCGTTCCATGTGACTATTGCACACATGTACACCGCAATGGCAATACTCAAACAAAATATCGTAAAGACCTAAGGTGAAGAATATCTTGCTGAGTACAGTTTGAAACAAtcaaaagaaaatttgaaatgtgtctGCTTGCAGATGGAGAACCTGGCCTGTCCATTGATGTACATTTTAGGTGAAGATGACCAGAATTCTCCCAGTACGGAGAATTCAAACCTGGTATAAATAGCACATATTAATTTCCCTCTTCCCAGTAAATTTGACTGCACATTTTATGTTAATAAAGCTAAATCTTTGTGTTTTCCAGATCGAAGATCTCCTAAAAAAAGCTGGCAAATCACACCTGTATACCTGCTTGTCATATCCGGGCGCTGGCCACCTAATTGAAACGCCTTGCACACCACACGCAAGAATGTCAATGTGGAAAGTCAAACCAGAAAAAGGTGAGCTCTACAAATTACTAATACATTTACCACAGTGAACTATTGGGACGTAATCACTCATAAGTACATAATACAGCTTAGTGCTTTCGGGTACTGAAAAATTGTGTAATGCAGTCTTGACCGAACTTGCCCAAACTATAGTACCGAGTCTTGATAGGTTCATGGCACTGAGCGGCAAATTAGAGACTTCTTACATCCAGTTATCCAGTATCAGTCAATTATTTTCTTAAGCTGATAACGTAAGATATGTTACTCTTATCCTGATAAACAATCATGGTTAGGCAATGTCTGCGCACCTGGTATTAAATTAATGTTAATATGAACCTTATTTCCAGATATTAAGCAGAAAATAGCTCCCGTTGTGCACTGTGTATTTAGGTTAGAtcttatatttttacattattcatGTCAAATAAAAACAGGCAGACATGGGAAGAGTACAGGGTGCCTAATATGATGAGGAAGTTTTTCCTCAACATTATATTATGTAAAATAATGTTGTGTCCCCTGCAGTTTTTGCTCTATGGGGGGGTGACATCGCACCCCACGCTGCTGCACAGCAAGATTCTTGGAAGAAAATCCTGACGTTCCTGGACAAACATCTGAGGGCGTGAACTTGTTTTCCCTCCTATTTTCTCCAAATTATATGCAAAGTCCTCCCTCCCACAAAAGCTGAAAGATTCACCACAAGGAGGAGATTGATGTTTAATCATGATGACAGTGAAAGAATCTCTTACGCGACAAAGTACTAGTAGGAAAATGACCCATTCAAGAAATTACTGCATTGGTTCATGTTGTGACTGATATATTTTGTTCTGGTATTTATGAGGTAGCATTGCAGGTATTTTTCATATTCATCTACCACAAATTTAGCTTCAAATGATGATTTATAGGTTCGGATTAAACCTGTTTTTGGACtctcttttaaataaataacttaTCACACAGCTCTCATCGGAATGTGCTGCATTACTGTTCTACAGCGTTGAAAACTATGACTACAATAATACACATAGCCattaaaaagtaaacatttattCTTGTTGTAAAGGTATATTATTTGATCGTGTAGTGGATCGTTATATCTTCCAGGAGGTCATAATCTTGTCGGTTGGTTGTTTCatggtgtagcccgcctctcgcctgaagcacacccgcgacccggGTAAGGAGTAACGAGTATAGAAAATTGTTAGATGGATGGAGACGGCGGCACGGCGAATCAGCTGGTCaagtgttggccacacagttctgaggttcaatcccaaacacggctgtgtggagtttgcatgttctccccgtgcctgcgtaggttttctccgggcactccggtttcctcccacatccccaaaaatatgcaacattaattggagactctaaattgcccatcggtgtgattgtgagtgtgaatggttgtttgtctctttgtgccctgcggttggctggcaaccagttcagggtgtaccccgcctcctgcccgttgacagctcggataggctttagcactccccgcgaccctcgtgaggataagcggcaaagaaaatggctggatggatggagacgCAGATGCAactgttctatttttttgtgaggTTTCCAACTGAAGGAAGCTGGAAGTCTGATTTGCTTTGAACGCATCGCGCGCCCCCGCTTCCTGTTGCCCTCCTTGTGCGCGCGCTTCTTTCAGTCACTTCCTGTACTTGCCTGGATTTAAACGCATCACTGCTGGTCTTCCTGGCTCTGACGTCAAGAAACTGGAGCAGAGCacgacaaaaaataaattcataaaattCATTAACACTAATCCAAACGTGAACGTCTGCTAACCCTCTCGTACCAAATTAGACGGACATCTTGGTGTTTAGGGGACGACTGGCTGGAGAAAAAGGTTCTTTGACCGAAGACGAGATATCCAGAAAGCAACGcttcaaaagtgtttttggtAAGCTTTCGAATTCCTTTGCTGGCTGTGTGAACCGAAAACATGCTAACATACACTGTAGACGCCCAGATGAGAGAACCGCACACTTGGTCGGTACCGCTCACGATCTGTCATAAAACTGATTTAAAGTTGGAAGAGCTAAATTGGGCTTCAACCGATTGTTGTTACCTGAGTGACAGTCGGAGTCTCAGCTGTTTTGacccttttgtttttatgtgaacGTGTTCGTATCCAAACCAGACACCACATTcatcttaaaaatgtatttttttcgcGACGTGAAAAGTATTCGAGTAAAACCTAGACAAGTGACAAGTTTGATAACAATGCTTGAACCTGTGAAATTATAGCATTCTCACAATAAGCTCTGCttcaaacaaataataaaataaacaaatagcgTTATTATGTCAAATGTGTATACATGCATGTGCTTCGTAAGtctcttgggggaaaaaacaactaCTTTTAGTTTCATTGAAGACATGATGGTGTATGAAAGACGTGTACAATTTCCTGGCTCACCAactaacaaaaatgtcacaaaaagcatgtacccaatattgaaataatgattttctttcagtttgcTCACAATTGGCAGTGTTCCGTCTGGGCCTGTTGGATTCAACACAAAATTATTCATctgttgtatgaatgacaacaggTTAAGTTTACCTTCCGTCATTTAGTGGAAGAAGGACTTCCAGTAATTGTTCCGCCAGTTACTTTATGTTGCTGATTGCATAGAAAGATGAACGAAGATGCAGTGGGCCgaatttttcatatattttctgGCAAGCCGGGAAAGTCGCAGGGAAAACCGAATCTTACAAAGGCTGAAGTTCTACTGTAGCTTTGTTCAACTagtggcagcagaacaattgtCCTTCCATTCGATTGCAGAATGATGAATCAACTTGCGTTTCCACTTGATGCCATCCATACAATAGAATAATAGCTTTGTGTTTAAATAAACAGGCCAAGGTTTGACATAGAGTAAGTACATATGAGTGAATTGATAACAGATCATCATTATTTCttcatactgtatatgctttttgtgactttttcatGTGGTAGTTTGTCAGGAGATTTTTGTATTCTAAAAAGATGTTGCGGCTCAATAGGTTGGGAAAAGATTGCCTTCTTGGAGACAGGTGACTGATTTAGAGCTGCAATGATCCACAaccttccccccaccccctccgaCGAAATGGCCTATATTCATTTGATACCATAATTAGCAAAGAAAAGACAAGCCATGTCACACTTTCCATCTCTCTTTTGACTAAAATCTCACTAAGGTCCAGACATGGCCGAGCTGCTGAGGCTGCTGCTGCGGGTGTCAGAGAAAGCTGCAAATGTGGCTCGTGTGTGCAGGCAGGAGGCACCCCTCTTCCAGCTCCTGATACAAGAAAAGACTGGAGatgacaagaacaaaaaattTGTGCAGGACTTCAAGACGCTGGCGGATGTCGTCATCCAGGAGGTGATCCGGCATGATGTCGGTGCGCAGGTGTGAGAGGTCACACGAACTCGTGAATGAACAAAGGCTGATTTCCCCGTTCATGCGCTTTTTATCCTTGTGTGTTCAGTTCCCCGAAATGGTCGGCTTCATTCTCGGAGAGGAATCTAACAAGTTTGAAAATGGACTTGGTAATCATCCTGAAAACAGTGCATTTTGCATGATGTATTGAAAGATTGGACCATTGTATATGTGCATTCATAAATTAAAAGAATGCCAAATTGGGTCTGTGTAGATTCTCAGTCATCCTGGTCATGCGTGTTTGGGGTGAACCAGGTTTTGGCTGAGGGTATTAATGGGTTTAAAGTGCAGTGGGATGTTATGTTTGGAGAAAATCCCAAGTTTCTCTGAAGGTCAAATTAAGTCCCCCTTTTAAGGTTTGACTGCAGTTTAGGTTCAGGCAAAAGCAGAATACATCAACATAGCTAAAAACGTAGCTTCATTGAGCAAGGTAATGGGCTACATTTATGTACGTGATCACCAGGTGACACAAATCTTCAATAAATATAAACTTTAACACATATTAACACAGCCTGTGTACGTGTCCTTTGATTGAAATCTCCAATTCTCTTCCTGGCAGGGGAAAGTGTGACAGTGACTGTCCGAGCCACAGAGGAGGAGACCGCAGCGCTTCTGGCCACAGTCCTGGACGGTGACCTAACTGCGGCAGCGCTCCTGGCACGAGCCATCCACCAAGACCCAAAGACTGTCGACGCCAGCACGGACGGACTAACGGTGCCGCTCAGCCCTTCTGACCTCGGCATCTGGATTGACCCGATCGGTGAGTGTCCAGTCCTCAGCATAGTGGCAAAGCTGAATGTCAACAGGGCTCTTTAGCTGTGTTTGTCATCTGCTTAATTCAGATGCCACCAGCCAGTACATAGAAGGCCGTGAGGAGGTGCTGGAGGAGGGCCACTTATCACCTTCGGGTCTGCACTGTGCTCTGGTCCTCATCGGGGTTTACCTCCGCAGCACAGGCGAGCCCGTCATGGGCGTCATAAACCAGCCGTTCAACCACAGAGACCCTACAGATGGAAGGTGAGCTGCACGACGGGTGTTCTTCTCACCTGGAACCACAATATAGACACAATTACTGTATCCTAATTTCTTATCTAATCTCTTAtcaagacattttggacaattctGTGCTTTCAATTTTGGGTTAGGGTTGGCTAACCCTACCTAACCCTTTTATGATTCCTGGATTTCACTACCAGGTATCCATGTATAGGGGGACCTAACACAATTTGTTTTGTGACCCAGGTTGACTTTTGTagtaatacaagaaaaaaaaaaaataccaatcgGCAATTTAATTTGgaaataatgtaatataattttAATCGGTTACGGGTTGATCATAATTGTATGATATAGATATtcacttttcctctttgccaTCACTGCTACCCTTTTGTGTTgacaacttaaaggtcaagtgtcatccctataaacattatagatattgtaatgaaaaatacatataacattattcacttcaatgtctttacaaaaaaataaatattaggagagcgcgtcatccatgcacaaagttacggaagtgtcatttgacatccaagtggtcgccatattggctgcatctactgcccgtgatgtcaccccagacattcgccattgaaaactcgCTGTGGCTCCTACCATAGGAGACGAACacggcccttctgacacggaagctctctttgaagaagaaaacatctcacaaccgagtgaagtgaccagggcaatattaccctatcgtaatgagccatatttaaatgatatgcagatcacggccaaaccacctccccgcccaatccaTCTCCGCACTgcggtgataaaaaaaacaacgccgcccgtgaGTGACGACGACGCCGTGGCCacaccgcctccccatccgatccacttccgcggcagagatgagccaccgcggtcCAGCGCCGCAacaagccaccccagccgaagccgtgcaGACAAGGTGGGCGGCCGGCTCAGTCTTGTCAACAAGTCGATtaacaaggcctgcggaggccatccttcagcggctgctgcacggaagccttccgatgggcacattgacacatttagcaccgtGGCtaacggattacgccccccagcccccaactattgtttgtttttgtagtagctgtatacacacctacctgtcatttggaacccacaaagctctcatcctttgcacccatgcaatcattttttcacaacgaacccggtctttttgaaaagtatgaagagtaaatccgtcctcccgagtgttcgaacaatacccagcaatgcaacgagccggcattttggctaacacgaaggaacaacaagctaccttccagcaggtaaaactagtataaacagacgagaccacttgagtgcgctactggcctgtacgtcacttcctgcttcttctcaaacaaatcccgtgagaggattttcatggctggagttacaaaaagcggtatatgtcaaaatcatgttttgtggcgaaaaaacagctgggtccataccggctgacattttttcattaataacatactaaaaatcatgcatttcatgagagtggaccttttattaaaaaaaaaaaaaaaaaatcatgtggcgaATATCCTGTCGATCCTCAATGAGCTGTCTTTGGATTTGCTGACATGACGATATGTATGATAATGTTTTTGGATGACTTCTGTagcacatttttccacataaatgtacccccccccccattgtatGAAATCTGATTTTGGAGGTTTTACTGCATCTGCTCTAGAAGAGCAGACCCAACTGTGTTTGTTAGTTCAAAATGCAGTGGATCTCTTCACAATTTCACAAATGTGTGGAAATCATGTAGTTATGCATTTAGGCATATTTAGTCTTCATTTGCTTTAGTCTGCATTTGTCACTGTTCATTGTCCGATTACACAAGTTATTCCGACCTGATCGTTTGTTTCCAGCTGGAGCGGGAAGCTCTTCTGGGGCGTGGCCTGCGGCGACATCAACCTGTGCTCAGTGTCACAGCCCAGAACTGGACCCGAAGGACGTCGGGCGCTGTCGGTGGTGTTGAGCTCCAGTGAGAAGGAGGTGGTGAAGGAGACTCTCACCTCACTGTGCGGACCAGAAAAGCTGATGTACGCCTCGGGAGCCGGCTACAAAATCCTGTGCGTCATTCAGGGGCTGGCCGACGCCTACGTCCTCTCAGAAGGAAGCACCTTTAAGTGGGACTCCTGCGCACCTCACGCGCTGCTTCGAGCCCTTGGAGGGGGCGTGGTAGACCTGACAAAGAGTTTGAAGTGCAGTTCTGAGGCGAAGGTAGAACTGACCTATCACCAGCCTTACACTGAGGGTAAAGGTGCCGACCGCTGGGCTAACTATGGAGGTCTGGTGGCATATGGGGACTGTTCCCAGCTCAACAGCATCATGGGGGCCCTGAGAGGAAAGCTGTAGTTTGTTCACTATATTATCCTGTATTTTGTCTGttggtattattttatttgtattttatccaAATATATGTGAAATTTATATTACATACGGGCCAAATGATTGTAAGATGTTGGGATTCAAGTGACTTGTGATTATTCAGCAAATGAGTGTTTTAATGTTGGTAAGATTGTCCAGacatgttttctatttttttttttttttttaacatagcgGTCATAAAAGAAAAGCTGGCACAAATGGTTTTAAGGATGTGGAGCGGAAAGGTGATGTGGCCTCCTCAAGAAGAATGGAAAGTATCATTTCATTGTTGAGCTTACCTGTCAGGGTCTATAAATATGTCAAGTGGATGGAGCCGTGTGCAGCCATGTGCACCTCTCAAACGTCTCCTTGTAAGGAGAGACCTCGATAACATAAGCCGACCGAGTGACTTCCTTTAACTGGTCT
This portion of the Syngnathoides biaculeatus isolate LvHL_M chromosome 10, ASM1980259v1, whole genome shotgun sequence genome encodes:
- the LOC133507554 gene encoding peroxisomal succinyl-coenzyme A thioesterase-like — its product is MIGNRARAEVYRHLIGKQLTSYVGLHRKPCWLHSALAARWRTGSTPAPVLTATPIRALVDEQISIKAGFLPQHSPVTLCAQMRSEDGDLWEAFGHYYTSADGTVNLARDHSVGGSYLGCEPMGLFWGLQPAPGERDGLRLRMKNVEIPLIVDISLMEGHVSPRERKSTELAVVTTERWFMAPGVQRIDVRQNEVVGTLFLPPGPGRFPALVDLWGMGGGLVEYRSSMIASRGFASFSIAYMEHKDLTVKLNISSADAYMKKAFNILRDHPQVCDDRIGIIGLSYGVYLALRMATLLDLNPSCLVCINGPAGINLEFTQTFHKPKTSESDQRFWTQAEARYLSFTEMSLPTNYSPGTQVKMENLACPLMYILGEDDQNSPSTENSNLIEDLLKKAGKSHLYTCLSYPGAGHLIETPCTPHARMSMWKVKPEKVFALWGGDIAPHAAAQQDSWKKILTFLDKHLRA
- the inpp1 gene encoding inositol polyphosphate 1-phosphatase isoform X1; amino-acid sequence: MAELLRLLLRVSEKAANVARVCRQEAPLFQLLIQEKTGDDKNKKFVQDFKTLADVVIQEVIRHDVGAQFPEMVGFILGEESNKFENGLGESVTVTVRATEEETAALLATVLDGDLTAAALLARAIHQDPKTVDASTDGLTVPLSPSDLGIWIDPIDATSQYIEGREEVLEEGHLSPSGLHCALVLIGVYLRSTGEPVMGVINQPFNHRDPTDGSWSGKLFWGVACGDINLCSVSQPRTGPEGRRALSVVLSSSEKEVVKETLTSLCGPEKLMYASGAGYKILCVIQGLADAYVLSEGSTFKWDSCAPHALLRALGGGVVDLTKSLKCSSEAKVELTYHQPYTEGKGADRWANYGGLVAYGDCSQLNSIMGALRGKL
- the inpp1 gene encoding inositol polyphosphate 1-phosphatase isoform X2, translated to MAELLRLLLRVSEKAANVARVCRQEAPLFQLLIQEKTGDDKNKKFVQDFKTLADVVIQEFPEMVGFILGEESNKFENGLGESVTVTVRATEEETAALLATVLDGDLTAAALLARAIHQDPKTVDASTDGLTVPLSPSDLGIWIDPIDATSQYIEGREEVLEEGHLSPSGLHCALVLIGVYLRSTGEPVMGVINQPFNHRDPTDGSWSGKLFWGVACGDINLCSVSQPRTGPEGRRALSVVLSSSEKEVVKETLTSLCGPEKLMYASGAGYKILCVIQGLADAYVLSEGSTFKWDSCAPHALLRALGGGVVDLTKSLKCSSEAKVELTYHQPYTEGKGADRWANYGGLVAYGDCSQLNSIMGALRGKL